In Drosophila innubila isolate TH190305 chromosome 2R unlocalized genomic scaffold, UK_Dinn_1.0 1_C_2R, whole genome shotgun sequence, the following are encoded in one genomic region:
- the LOC117785098 gene encoding RNA-binding protein 48, which produces MEPTPAEHHKRFAYCTTRLQYRQGRELKAVKVYTVASESRHLLVFGVPKVNLHTNIKNKMQCFGKLQSCTCVSNELAKKMELEAFTDVFAVQFERLEQARRAKRQLDAKQFFGGILHISYAPERETPQELREKFQQRQREIAQRIKRNLAEQPPAAKQKNKDA; this is translated from the exons ATGGAGCCCACGCCGGCAGAGCATCACAAACGCTTCGCATACTGCACGACGAGATTGCAATATAGACAGGGTCGCGAATTAAAAGCtgtaaaa GTTTACACCGTTGCCAGTGAGTCCAGGCACTTGTTGGTTTTCGGTGTGCCTAAAGTGAATCTCCACACAAACATTAAGAATAAGATGCAATGTTTTGGAAAATTACAGTCCTGCACATGTGTGAGCAACGAATTGGCAAAAAAGA TGGAATTGGAGGCATTTACAGATGTGTTTGCGGTTCAATTCGAACGTTTGGAGCAAGCGAGACGAGCTAAACGACAACTGGATGCTAAACAATTCTTTGGCGGCATATTACACATATCCTATGCGCCCGAAAGAGAGACGCCTCAAGAGTTAAGAGAAAAATTTCAGCAACGTCAAAGAGAGATTGCTCAGCGAATAAAGAGAAATTTAGCTGAGCAGCCGCCAGCTGCTAAACAAAAGAATAAAgatgcttaa
- the LOC117783273 gene encoding beta-1,3-galactosyltransferase 1-like gives MTHASHDLVEEEEQCTLLINSTTNSSTASGSEDDAQPKHKLRGTRNLHRRQRTRYHLPRSMRRCGCYTLTGFVVFLMLYNYLPNIYMDVQKRRVSLSDWTSNTSLDIKDYIAPQQDTALIMPRDFCHNKTFLIIAVCTDLNNFVERQTIRETWGNTTDFNYDAFAKLHAHMKGRYLPARPDRLHLYADYLSGEGDTLTATVRVVFIVGRSSYESHLGNETITRLHNEAQLYNDIIQDNFIDTYDNLTIKSVMALKHVSKRCAKTCAYFLKCDDDTFVNVPNLLHYLLGGTVPLYNDTMDYHDRRSFLVMLPQNRLNATSGIMRGHQFCNVVPVSDVSSKWYMPYYMYQGDAYPQYLSGAGYLMSIDVVERLYEAALNTSLVYLEDVYITGLCADRANIKRKHHSLFSFAHSKHLCAFKGSITQHQVKEDSMVEAWRYVSNYSIQCPAPGIYLNHMRLRNRINC, from the exons ATGACCCACGCATCACATGACCttgtggaggaggaggagcagtgTACACTGCTCATAAATTCAACAACCAACAGCTCAACGGCTTCCGGGTCTGAGGATGATGCACAGCCAAAGCACAAATTGCGCGGAACAAGAAATCTGCACCGCAGACAGCGGACGCGTTACCATCTGCCCAGAAGCATGCGGCGTTGTGGCTGTTATACGCTAACCGGTTTTGTTGTCTTCTTAATGCTATACAATTACCTGCCCAACATCTATATGGATGTACAAAAGCGACGTG TATCCTTGTCGGACTGGACGTCGAACACGTCCCTTGACATCAAGGACTACATTGCACCGCAGCAGGATACGGCACTTATAATGCCGCGAGATTTTTGTCACAACAAAACATTTCTGATTATTGCCGTCTGCACGGACTTGAACAATTTCGTAGAACGTCAGACAATACGTGAAACATGGGGCAATACAACAGATTTCAATTACGATGCTTTCGCCAAGCTGCATGCCCATATGAAAGGTCGCTACCTGCCGGCAAGGCCGGATCGCCTGCATCTCTATGCCGATTACCTCAGCGGTGAGGGTGACACACTAACGGCAACGGTGCGCGTCGTATTTATTGTGGGACGCAGCAGCTATGAATCACATCTGGGCAACGAAACAATAACACGACTACACAACGAAGCACAACTATACAACGATATTATTCAAGATAATTTCATTGATACCTACGACAATTTAACAATCAAATCCGTCATGGCACTCAAACATGTCAGCAAAAGATGCGCCAAAACTTGCGCCTACTTTCTAAAATGCGACGATGATACGTTTGTTAATGTGCCAAATCTGTTGCACTATTTACTGGGTGGAACAGTGCCATTATACAACGATACCATGGATTATCACGATCGTAGGTCGTTTTTGGTCATGTTGCCACAGAACCGACTGAATGCCACCTCGGGCATAATGAGAGGTCATCAGTTTTGCAATGTGGTGCCCGTAAGTGATGTGAGCAGTAAATGGTATATGCCATACTATATGTACCAAGGCGACGCATATCCACAGTATCTCTCTGGTGCTGGTTACCTAATGTCCATAGATGTTGTGGAGCGTCTCTATGAGGCCGCATTAAACACATCGCTCGTTTACCTGGAGGATGTCTACATCACAGGACTCTGCGCCGATCGAGCGAACATTAAGCGCAAACATCATTCGTTATTCAGCTTTGCGCACTCGAAGCATCTGTGCGCCTTCAAGGGCAGCATAACCCAACACCAAGTGAAGGAGGACAGCATGGTGGAGGCGTGGCGTTACGTCTCCAACTATAGTATTCAATGCCCGGCGCCGGGCATTTACTTAAACCATATGCGACTGCGAAATCGCATCAATtgctaa
- the LOC117784719 gene encoding ribonucleoside-diphosphate reductase subunit M2: MSQSQIAGKENITDNMEKFSLKSPSKKILTESANNARKMSITSDDNGSTKETSSTAKTIMEKNASTFDPSVEPLLRENPRRFVIFPIQYHDIWQMYKKAEASFWTVEEVDLSKDMTDWARLTDNERHFISHVLAFFAASDGIVNENLVERFSQEVQVTEARCFYGFQIAMENVHSEMYSVLIDTYIRDPHQRDYLFNAIETMPAVKRKADWALSWISSKAANFGERIIAFAAVEGIFFSGSFASIFWLKKRGLMPGLTFSNELISRDEGLHCDFAVLMFQHLVQRPSRERIIEIVSDAVTIEQEFLTDALPVNLIGMNCDLMSEYIEFVADRLLVELGVGKVYNTKNPFTFMEMISLDGKTNFFEKKVGEYQRMGVTSNRLDNVFTLDADF, encoded by the exons ATGTCTCAATCTCAAATTGCCGGCAAGGAAAACATTACAGACAATATGGAAAAGTTCTCGCTTAAG AGCCCCAGCAAGAAAATTCTGACGGAGAGCGCAAACAACGCTCGGAAAATGTCCATTACTAGTGACGACAATGGCAGCACCAAGGAAACCAGCAGCACGGCCAAGACAATTATGGAGAAGAATGCATCTACTTTTGACCCTAGTGTGGAGCCTTTGTTGCGGGAGAATCCCCGTCGCTTTGTGATTTTCCCAATTCAATATCACGACATCTGGCAAATGTACAAAAAG GCCGAAGCATCATTTTGGACTGTGGAGGAAGTGGATCTATCCAAGGACATGACAGACTGGGCCAGATTGACCGATAATGAGCGTCATTTCATTTCCCATGTGTTGGCCTTCTTTGCCGCCTCCGATGGCATTGTTAACGAGAATCTCGTCGAGCGTTTTAGCCAGGAAGTGCAGGTGACAGAGGCACGCTGCTTTTATGGCTTTCAGATAGCCATGGAGAATGTGCACTCGGAGATGTACAGTGTGCTGATCGACACCTATATCAGAGATCCGCATCAGCGGGATTATCTCTTCAATGCCATTGAAACGATGCCGGCTGTGAAGCGTAAGGCGGATTGGGCGCTATCTTGGATCTCATCCAAGGCAGCTAACTTTGGTGAACGTATTATTGCCTTTGCCGCAGTTGAAGGCATCTTCTTTAGCGGCAGTTTTGCCTCAATCTTCTGGCTGAAGAAACGTGGTCTCATGCCCGGCCTGACTTTCTCCAATGAACTGATCTCCCGCGACGAAGGACTCCATTGTGACTTTGCGGTGCTTATGTTCCAGCATTTGGTACAGCGTCCCAGCCGTGAACGCatcattgaaattgtttcGGATGCGGTTACCATTGAGCAGGAGTTCCTTACGGATGCACTGCCCGTCAATTTGATTGGCATGAATTGCGACCTAATGTCTGAATACATCGAATTTGTGGCCGATCGCCTTTTGGTAGAACTCGGCGTGGGCAAGGTTTACAATACAAAGAATCCATTCACATTCATGGAAATGATATCTTTGGACGGCAAAACCAACTTTTTCGAGAAGAAAGTGGGTGAATATCAACGCATGGGAGTCACATCAAATCGTTTGGACAATGTGTTTACACTAGATGCGGATTTTTAG